tcgctgaattcttcctctagagaatttcccttgtagtttgatcgttgatgatctttttctagcattctggccggctacctagcaggccagccctgccaatatacatattatatataatatatatatatatatatatatatatatataccatacatacacatgtatgtatgtgtgtgacctcgtgtgtaccgttggcgatttttttcctccgtctttccttctcatatgtttccgacgaagagctccactcgaaacgttaaatcctccttctttcctgagcgtccaatactatatttgttccacgtcctcgcgttgtttttttttgtgctttcttgtttggattaactatatatatatatacatacatacatagatacatacatacatacatatatatatatatatatcatcatcatcatcgtttaacatttgttttccatgctagcatgggttggatggtttgactggggtctgggaagccaggaggctgcaccaggccccaatctgatctggcagtgtttctacagctggatgcccttcctaacaccaaccactgtcagagtatagtgggtgctttttacataccaccggcacaggggccagaggagctggcattgaccacgatcagatggtgctttttacataccaccggcacaggagcaggggtcacaactacaatttccttttgatttgattttgatattgctgatgttgatgtacttgactgaaTAGGTCCCCTCATGTacagcatgtcaccctacgatccaaggtactttttgagtgggctggttatgcgacactggtgtatgttacagctgtggactcactttatttgccgggtcttctcagtcacaccATACCTCcagagagtggaggcgcaatggcccagtggttagggcagcggactcacggtcataggatcgcggtttcgattcccagaccgggcgttgtgagtgtttattgagcgaaaacacctaaaagctccacgaggctccggcaggggatggtggtgatcctgctgtactctttcaccacaactttctctcactcttacttcctgttatgttgtacatgtattcaaggggccggccttgtcactctctgtgtcatgctgaatatccccgagaactacgttaagggtgcacgtgtctgtggagtgctcagccacttacacattaatttcacgagcaggctgtaaccaatggagtgcttccatcacctCCAGAGATCTCGGCCTTTTGTCATTgcgtctgtgaggcccaacgttcaaagatcatgcttcaccacctcatcccatatcttcctgggtctccttctaccccagattccttccactgtttggatatccctctctctctctctctctttcggagaggcactgagcagctatatgcacacatacacacacggcagtaacttcaacctaccgaattcaatcacaaagctccggtcggctcggtgttatagtagaagacacctacccaaagtgccacacagtgggactgaacccgaaaccatgtagttgggaagcaagctccctaaccacacagccatgcccgcgcctacatatatatataaatatacgatgggcttctttcagtttccgtctaccaaatccactcacaaggctttggtcggcccgaggctatggtagaagacacttgcccaaggtgccacgcagagggactgaacccgaaaccatgtagctaggaagcaagccccctaaccgcacagccatgcccgcgcctacatacatatctatataggtTAGTAGCGTCAGAGGTTGGAATAAATATgaaagggataaaaatatccatTATACTACCAGcataattacctatgttaacgctgggcatacatatgcaagcagaTTATGCGCATAGATTAcagataacaacaaaagcaaacgtGAATTTATCAGAAATCAAATCTGAAGTAAACAGTTCTTTTAtaaacagaaatatcattatttttaaatctctctaaaggagactacggcagcaatACTGGgtgttaatagttatcgccaaccTAACATGGTAgaccagaaaaataggacgaatgctgctgttgattaacTCCAAGAGGCCATTGCCCCTAGCTAGCTacgtgacacacaaacctgtatcCATTACACAGGGAAGGTCATCAGCTTCTTCATGCTGGTTCATGCAACCACAGACTAGTTTTGGGGTATTTGGCGCTTATCATAGCAGCccagaaaaataggacaaatgctgctgttgattagctccaagaggccattgccCCTAGCTAGCTacgtgacacacaaacctgtgtcaaATACACAGGGGAGGTCATCAGCTTCTTCATGCTGGTTCAAGCAAccaccttcaccttcgaaacgcagagtagatgaaaccatggcgactgaagaaagggaattttccttgtgttatttgtcctgtactctatttttttttgttgtttttttaagaaaaatgtccagttccttagttttgtgtttatgttttcgtttctcattgtgttcgacgtttttttggtgttctgtacccatatatgcatatatatatatatatatatacatgtagaggtagctacgtacatatatcatcatcatcgtttaacgtctgctttccatgctagcatgggttggacaggtcaactggggtctgggaagccagaaggctgcaccaggcccagtctgatctggcaatatttctacggctggatgcccttcctaacgccaaccattccgcgagtgtagtgggtgctttttacgtgccaccggcacagctgccagacggggctggtaaatggccacgatcggatggtgcattttacgtgccaccggcacaggagccaggcgaggctgacaaacaaccacagtcggatggtgcattttacgtgccaccagcacgggagccagggcgaggctggcaatggccacactcggatggtgctttttacgtgcaaccagcacgggagccaggcacggctggcaacggccacaatcggatggtgctttttacgtgccaccggcactggtatcacagctacaatttccattgatgttgatcgatttcgattttgatatatttttcctAAATATGTGCCACTGAAATTAGGATGTATCTAATATGCCTGTATGGTTTTTATGCCATCGAATACTGTAGTTATTTGTAAGTGTCAAGTTTTGGTTTTATTCTTCCTCTTCCAGAACACATCAATGCTCTTTGTTGGTGGACTGATTGTTGCCATTTCTATAGAAACTTGGAATTTGCACAAAAGAATTGCCTTGCATACACTCCTTATATTTGGAACAGAAcctaaaaggtaaaaataaagaaccattctttctttttattaaggGATCCTGGCTGGGTTGTGAGGGCCATCATCAGCATGGAAGATTGTtgaacatccatcttccatgctggcaccatcaccaccctaccatcaccaccactaccaccaccaccaccaccactatcaccaccaccactatcaacaccaccatcaccaccactaccaccaccaccactaccaccaccaccactaccaccaccaccaccaccactaccacctccccCACTACCACTGCTTGCCCAATAATACCCATACACAACCAAAaccctaaaagaaaaacaaaggcaaCTTCCAGACCCCCCACTCCCTCTCCTTCCCCTTCtttctcattgtttttttttacaacccTAGGTTACTGTTTGGTCTGATGTTCACCACATGGTTCCTATCCATGTGGATTAGTAACACCGCCACAACTTCCATGATGTTACCCATTGCAGATGCCATACTGGAGCAATTAAAAAATGCGGATGTAAATTTAAGtaagtataatatacatactgtacacatacatgcatacatacatatacatatatatatatatacatatatatataagtactaggcttacaaagaataagtcctagttttaattgagaaagaatacaaactatgctggatcaaaGATATAGCATggccagctgacaacaaggtatgcgataaggaagaaaggaaagtcgagagatatgacaggtcaGCTTGGGAAGtgaagcagttgtggttgatgaaaaaggtggcagtagtaccaataattgtctgagtcctgggaacagtgagcaaagattttgagaagtacgtggaacaaataggggctgcaataagggtggagcacttgcagaaaacagcactgcttggaactgctcaaatattccggaaggtgctcaaaaataagagatgttatcttagttcactggttgtgaacagctgacagcgtagtacatctccagcgttagaagctgtgcaaaggcaatggtgatgataataataataataatgataataaacatactgaaacctatttgaaagtgataccaggcttaccatccctacaggaagtgcaaaaaaccatattaactggaacggctcatgtactgagaagagcattatcgatgtgaaaacaacatccattcatgaatttatttatttatttttagatacatattttacctgtgaatttgcgcgtgtaatctgggaatgcatacaatgagcttctctgccctaggtgtatggaaaacacttggcgagaaacggaaaaaaatttgaagaaagaaggaaaaatcataataataataataatgataataataataataacaataacaataataataataatagtaataatgataataataataataataataatcatcatcatcatcatcatcatcgtttaacatccgctttccatgcttgcatgggttggacggttcaactggggtctcggaagcccgaaggctgcaccaggccagtcagatctggcagtgtttctacagctggatgcccttcctaacgccaaccactccgtgagtgtagtgggtgctttttatgtgccaccgacacaggtgccagacgaggctggcgaacggccacgctcggatggtgttttttttatgtgccaccgacacagatgccagacgaggcatgataataataatagtaataataataataataataatactgatgttaataatttgaatgctaaatgtTAAATGTGAAATATTTCCTCTGTAGATGACCCTGATCGTGAAGGAGAAGAACTGGATAAACTTACTGTTTTAGAAAAGACAGAACGGTCAGTGGGAACAGATGAGAAGAGTTCTGCTTTAATGAAAGAAAGGTGAGTGCAGCTTGCTCTGGTAACAACCTCACTTGAGTGTTGATGAAGTTCAGGTGAGTGGAGCTCAATGTGGctacaacctctctctctctctctctcttgtgttaATGaagtatatatccatgtattgcacacatatgtatgtttatatgtatgtatgtatgtgtgtgtgtatgtatctttgtgtatatatgtatgtatgtattttgtgtatatatatatatatatatatatatatatatatatatatatatatatatatatactctcttcgctcttatatgccatttggtctcaactctccccccctcctcatctaacccccctctccccctcctcatctaacctccccccgaccctacttctcttcagtccttcatcctttcacccctactcctctcttcccttcttcctctttctccctccctccttcttccctcttccccttcccttttcctctctctctctccctcactctccttctctctctctctccccctctccctctatccccccctctccccctcctcttctctcccttccttctccccttcaccttcccctccccctcctcttctccctttctttctcccccctccccaTATCTCCCCCTTACCTCCCCCCTTTCCCTCTCATCCTCTatccacactacaccatacaacttTAACATATCAcatcatattacatacacacgtccagacctctcatacgcactaatactctctcatacacacacacacactcttctcatacacacacacacacactgttatgttggagcgaggtcatttaaccctattatctcccctaatttcgctcttgcgtctcacgttcacgttgatctttgacttctggccgaaatcagatcgccatgttgattcgctagcctctgcacgcatatttttttctctccttctttctgtgtttcttctctgtgtatctttctgttgaagagcgtaggctcgaaacgttaaagacttgttttattatatttcctgagcgccatactaatacaattgttttgttgtattccacctgccttcgtcttttttatttccgtaaacctgccttcgtcttttgtctattttcataaagcttccgttatatatatatattatatatatatatatatgtatatatgtatgaatgtcctgtatgcatgtatgtatgtgtgtatgcatgtatgtatgtgtgtgtatgtatgtatgtatgtatgtctgtatgtatgtctgtatgtatgcatctttgaatgtatatatgtatgtatgtatgtgtgtgtaagtatgtatgtatataaatatatatatatatgtgtgtgtgtgtgtatgtatgtatgtatgtatgtatatatatatgtatatatatatatgtgtgtgtgtatgtatgtatgtatgtatatatatatatgtgtgtgtgtatgtatgtatgtatataaatatatatatgtgtgtgtgtatgtatgtatgtatataaatatatatatgttgtgtgtgtatgtatgtatgtatataaatatatatatatatatatatctatatattgtgtgtgtgtgtggtgtatgtatgtatataaatatatattatgtgtgtgtgtgtgtatgtatgtatataatatatatatgtgtgtgtgtgtgtgtatgtatgtatataaatatatatatgtgtgtgtgtggtgtgtgtatgtatgtatataaataatatatgttgtgtgtgtgtgtgtatgtatgtatataaatatatatatgtgtgtgtgtgttgggtgtatgtatgtatataaatatattatgtgtgtgtgtgtgtgtgtgtgtatgtatgtatataaatatatatgtgtgtgtgtgtgtgtgtatgtatgtatataaatatatatgtgtgtgtgtgtgtgtgtgtatgtatgtatataaatatatatatatgtgtgtgtgtgtgtatgtatgtatgtatataaatatatatatatatatgtgtgtgtgtatgtatgtatgtatgtatataaatatatatatatatatgtgtgtgtgtatgtatgtatgtatgtaatataaatatatatatatatatgtgtgtgtgtatttatgtatgtataatatatatctatatatagtatatatatatgtgtgtgtgtgtatgtatgcatgaatgtatgtatgtatgtacgtacgtatatatatatatgactggtttccacacagccatgcccctCGTCTATCATGGACTTCTCCAAATAAAGTTCCACCTAGTTTCTGTCTTTCCAAATTCCATTCCCAGAACTTGTTGTAATCTAACATCATTGCCCACCATTACAACTTCTCTTCCAGGAATTTTACCAAAGACAAATCCTACACCAGACTCTGTAAAACCGTTTCTTTAGCCATTGCTTATGCTGCCAACACAGGAGGCACTGCTTCCTTAACTGGAACTGGGCCAAATTTGGTCTTAAAGGGACAGTCAGATATGTAAGTATCATCTAGGACCTTTCAGCGTtccctcatataaatatatagagcaaCCTACAAATGAAGTTAATACCCATACAtattacttatctctctctctctctctctctctctctctctctcttctctctcttaacattcgtctgtctctctctctctctctatctcctctctctctctctatctaacattctgtctatctgtctctgtctctctccttctaacattctgtctgtctgtctggtctgtctctctcttctctctctctctaacattctgtctatctgtctctctctctctttctaacattCTGTCTCTCGTGTCTCTTTCTAACTTCTGTCTCTcgtcgctctctctctgtctcttcctctcttctctaatctgtctctctgtctctcctctctctattctacatcctgttctctctctcctcctctctctcatctctctctctctcttgtgttaATGaagtatatatccatgtatgcacacatatatgtatgtttatatgtatgtatgtatgtgtgtgtgtatgtatctttgtgtatatatgtatgtatgtattttgtgtatatatatatatatatatatatatatatatatatattatatatatatatatatactctcttcgctcttatatgccatttggtctcaactctccccccctcctcatctaacccccctctccccctcctcatctaacctccccccgaccctacttctcttcagtccttcatcctttcacccctactcctcttcccttcttcctccttctccctccctccttcttccctcttcccccctccctccttcttccctcttccttcctctttctctctgctccctcactcccttctctctcctctctccccctctccctctatcctccccctcctctccccctcctcttctctacttccttctccccctcctcttctcctctccttccttctcccctcacttcccctccccctcctcttctccctttctccccccTCCCCATCTCTCCCCCTTACCTCCCCCCTCTTCCCCTCATCTCttcacacatacaccatacaacttacacatcacatcatatatacatacacacgtccatccctctcatacgcactaatactctctcatacacacacacacacactcttctcatacacacacacacacactgttatgttggagcgaggtcatttaaccctattatctcccctaatttcgctcttgcgtctcacgtttgatctttgacttctggccgaaatcagatcgccatgttgattcgctagcctctgcacgcatatttttttctctccttctttctgtgtttcttctctctctgtgtatctttctgttgaagagcgtaggctcgaaacgttaaagacttgttttatatatatttcctgagcgccatactaatacaattgtttgtttgtattccacctgcctttgtcttttgtttatttccgtaaacctgccttcgtcttttgtctattttcataaagcttcccgttatatatatatatatatatatatatatataatatgtatgtatgtatgaatgtctgtatgcatgtatgtatgtgtgtatgcatgtatgtatgtgtgtgtgtatgtatgtatgtatgtatgtctgtatgtatgtctgtatgtatgcatctttgaatgtatatatgtatgtatgtatgtgtgtgtatgtatgtatgtatataaatatatatatatatgtgtgtgtgtgtgtatgtatgtatgtatgtatgtatatatatatgtatatatatatatgtgtgtgtgtatgtatgtatgtatgtatataaatatatatatgtgtgtgtatgtatgtatataaatatatatatgtgtgtggtatgtatgtatgtatataaatatatatattatatatatatattatatgtggtgtgtgtatgatgcatgaaatgttgtatgtatgtacgtacgtatatatatatatgactggtttCCACACAGCCATGGCCCTCGTCTATCATGGACTTCTCCAAAAAAGTTCCACCTAGTTTCTGTCTTTCCAAATTCCATTCCCAGAACTTGTTGTAATCTAACATCATTGCCCACCATTACAACTTCTCTTCCAGGAATTTTACCAAAGACAAATCCTACACCAGACTCTGTAAAACCGTTTCTTTAGCCATTGCTTATGCTGCCAACACAGGAGGCACTGCTTCCTTAACTGGAACTGGGCCAAATTTGGTCTTAAAGGGACAGTCAGATATGTAAGTATCATCTAGGAACCTTTCAGCGTtccctcatataaatatatagagcaaCCTACAAATGAAGTTAATACCCATACatattacttctctctctctcctctctctctctctctctctttctaacattctgtctgtctctctctctctctctcctctctctctctctaacattctgtctatctgtctctctctctttctaacattctgtctgtctgtctgtctctctctctctctctctctctaacattctgtctatctgtctctctctctctttctaacattctgtctctctgtctctttctaacattctgtctctctgtctctctctctttctaacattctgtctctctctctcctctctctctctctctgtctgtctctctctctttctaacattgtctgtctgtctctctttctaacattctgtctatctctctctctccctctctctcttcccacagGTTATACCATGCGGCAGGTTTACCCTCTGTGGTGACATTCGCTACATGGATGATGTTTGGATTACCATTGGCATTCGTTAACTTGATTATAATATGGGTTTGGCTAATTATCTTTCAACTACATCGATGGTAAGTACCCCCATCACCCATCATTtagtacacatatatctatataattcccGCCATGACCCTCTGGTTCATAAGTCTGCTTTGGAACCAAAGGGTTTCAGGTTCTGTTTCTCTGAGAGGAACACCCAAAGTCTCAGACTGACCAGAATCTTTTGAGTGGAATATGATGGTCAATAGAAACAGGGCGGAAGGctgttgcatatacatacatgcacagacgcacatgcacatacatacatatacagacacacacagacacatgtgcacatacataccctGGAGTTCAGTCTGACACCCAATATTGAGTGTACCACCCACCCAATACTAAGTCTATCACCCACCCAGCCACTTTTAAGCTGGCCATTCATCCAAGCTTAAGTTTACCACCCAAGATTCAGTCTGCCATCCACCCAACCAAGGTTGTGTATCCACCACTCACCCTATGGTTAAAGAGTCCCCTACCATCTCAGACTCAGTACCAGCTGTAATTACCAATAAATTCCTCAAATTCTTTGTTCTATTTCCAGTCGCCTAAAATCGTGTGTTGGAACCAAAGTCTCAAAGAATGACACCAAAGTCAGAAATATCATTGAACAGCAACTAAAAGCGCTGGGACCAATTTCGTATGTACCATCAACAAAACTACTTTTATCTCCTTCTAGCTTCACCTTTATCACTCCCATTCCATCTTCTGTGAGGTAACCATGTACTTTCTCCACAGCATGAAACCTCTTCTATTCAGGCCCCCTTCTAACATACTTTAATCCTTTATCTCCTAGAATAAAGTTACCTCCTTCTCAGAATAAAGTTATCTCCTGGAATAAAGTTACCCCCTTCTCAGATATTTTGTCCAGGAAATATTTTGTCCAAGGAGGATTTTGTCCAGGGGATATTTTGTCCAAGGAGGATTTTGTCCAGGGGATATTTTGTCCATGGGGGATTTTGTCCAGGGGATATTTTGTCCAGGGGATATTTTGACCATGGGGGATTTTGTCCAGGGGATATTTTGTCCAGGGAGATTTTTCTCCAGGGAATATTTTGTCCAGGGGGATTTTGTTCTCGGCGGGATTTTGTCTGGGTGAGATTTTTGTGAGGGAAAGGATTTTGTCGAGTGGGGGTGGATTTTGTCCTTGGGAGGATTTTATCTGGGGATGAATTTTGTCTGAAGGGGATTTTGTCCTCAGTGTGTTTTGTCTTAGTACCTACATCACCAATACCAGCAGTACAAAAGCCCCCACCTCATATTATCACCACCATACCCTGTGTCCTGACCAAAATTCTTCGATTTATTGCAGATTTGCTCAAGTTCTCATTGGTTTCTGTTTTGTACTCTTGGTTCTGCTCTGGATCACACGTGACCTGCAGCAGGCTGGAGGCTGGCGACTGCTGTTCAAACCCAAGTAAATCttgttttttatacatttatttctctGCGAGCTGacagacacgttagcacaccgggcaaaatgcttagcggtatttcgtctgtcgttacgttctgagttcaaattccgccgaggtcgactttgcctttcatcctttcggggtcgataaataaagtaccagtttcgcactgggggcgatataatcgactcaatcccttcgtctgtccatgtttgtcccctctatgtttagccccttctgggcagtaaagaaatatatacatttatttctctcATAGAGTAAGATGGTAAGCTGGAAGAATTGTCGGCGCATTGGAAAACGTGCTTAGCATCATTTTTTGATAAtgtgccttgtgtctccaagcaattttCAGGCTCTGAGCCCACGttctatttaaataaatataaacaaaatcctCATTTTTGCTTTAATGACCATCCAGTTGATGGACTCACCCAGTCTGTTCATAAATCTGCAAGCTCAAACAGCTACCATATTAATCatcactttatctatctatctatctatccgctcagtcgaaatcgactctcggtcactcgttggatcagtgtcctccagtcagttctatcctgggccgcttctttcagattggctatgtccattccggtatcactcctgatggtgtcaagccagcgggttcttggtcggcctcttcctctgttgccactgaccattccgagcatgatgtccttctccggggattttctccgcataatatatatatatatatatatccgctcagtcgaagtcgactctcggtcactcgttggatcagtgtcctccagtcagttctatcctgggctgcttctttcagattggctatgtccattccggtatcactcttgatggtgtcaagccagcgggttcttggtcggcctcttcctctcttgccactgaccattctgagcatgatgtccttctccagggattttcactttagatctataaaataacaatatcCAGGTAATACATGGAGCACCTGTCTTAATTTTGTCTTCCACAGGTACGTGACAGATGCTACACCTGCCATCTTTGTGGCCGTTCTTCTGTTCATTTTGCCATCCAACATCTCCTTTTTCACTAGGAAAGGAtacagtatgtacatatatctacctGTGTACCTAACTATTTACCTGTTCATCTAACTACCTGCTTCCTTACCTGTGTACCTTATTACTTATCTACCTGCCTATCCATCCACTTATCTGTCTACCTCTTCACCTATCTCATAGCCCACCAGTGTATTCACTTACCTGTATACCTGTCCACTTATATACCTACTTCTGTACTTATCCAACTACCTGCATGACCATGGTCATCTACCTGCATATCTAACACCCCACCTGTCTATCAGTTTCCCTACCTGTCCACCTATCTATCCACCTGATCAcacatccctatataaacctatTCAAATGTTCCCCTATCCATTTTCTGTCCACATATcttcccatccatccatccatccttctacGTACCCACCTATTTACCTATATAAATGTCTACCTAATTAACTCTCTACCTATCACTGGAGAACGAAAATTCCCTTATTTGAAAAAATAGGTAGGGATTAACAACATGGGAGGTATCTGCCTGTAAATCAATGTCTTAAAatctattcatctaacccatgctaacatggaaaaatagacgttaaaaataaaaaaacaaacacttgatgtgtgtgtttgtttgtttgt
The window above is part of the Octopus sinensis linkage group LG28, ASM634580v1, whole genome shotgun sequence genome. Proteins encoded here:
- the LOC115225661 gene encoding solute carrier family 13 member 5-like isoform X3; its protein translation is MGLRLALKKLWLLRNILIVVLVPLLLSPIPTLVGSKEAKCAYCILLIAIFWISEALPIAVTALLPLVLFPMLGVAEAKSIAGNYVNNTSMLFVGGLIVAISIETWNLHKRIALHTLLIFGTEPKRLLFGLMFTTWFLSMWISNTATTSMMLPIADAILEQLKNADVNLNDPDREGEELDKLTVLEKTERSVGTDEKSSALMKERNFTKDKSYTRLCKTVSLAIAYAANTGGTASLTGTGPNLVLKGQSDMLYHAAGLPSVVTFATWMMFGLPLAFVNLIIIWVWLIIFQLHRCRLKSCVGTKVSKNDTKVRNIIEQQLKALGPISFAQVLIGFCFVLLVLLWITRDLQQAGGWRLLFKPKYVTDATPAIFVAVLLFILPSNISFFTRKGYRQDFGDWTPILNWRTAEKKLPWGIVLVLGGGFAIADVSRVSGLSAEISRQLSVLSTMKPWVMSLVLSFLVSLLTEITSNVATASILMPIMEQMAISMGMHPLYLMFPAALACSFAFMLPVATAPNTIIFSTGHLKVVDMVSAGFFINLVCVFTLTLAVHTWGELIFHFSEVPSAFLINANTTVNATTALNGGH
- the LOC115225661 gene encoding solute carrier family 13 member 5-like isoform X2; this encodes MGLRLALKKLWLLRNILIVVLVPLLLSPIPTLVGSKEAKCAYCILLIAIFWISEALPIAVTALLPLVLFPMLGVAEAKSIAGNYVNNTSMLFVGGLIVAISIETWNLHKRIALHTLLIFGTEPKRLLFGLMFTTWFLSMWISNTATTSMMLPIADAILEQLKNADVNLNDPDREGEELDKLTVLEKTERSVGTDEKSSALMKESFSSRNFTKDKSYTRLCKTVSLAIAYAANTGGTASLTGTGPNLVLKGQSDMLYHAAGLPSVVTFATWMMFGLPLAFVNLIIIWVWLIIFQLHRCRLKSCVGTKVSKNDTKVRNIIEQQLKALGPISFAQVLIGFCFVLLVLLWITRDLQQAGGWRLLFKPKYVTDATPAIFVAVLLFILPSNISFFTRKGYRQDFGDWTPILNWRTAEKKLPWGIVLVLGGGFAIADVSRVSGLSAEISRQLSVLSTMKPWVMSLVLSFLVSLLTEITSNVATASILMPIMEQMAISMGMHPLYLMFPAALACSFAFMLPVATAPNTIIFSTGHLKVVDMVSTGFLINVICVLTLTLAVHTWGELIFHFNEVPSAFLINANTTVNATVLNSGQ
- the LOC115225661 gene encoding solute carrier family 13 member 5-like isoform X1 — encoded protein: MGLRLALKKLWLLRNILIVVLVPLLLSPIPTLVGSKEAKCAYCILLIAIFWISEALPIAVTALLPLVLFPMLGVAEAKSIAGNYVNNTSMLFVGGLIVAISIETWNLHKRIALHTLLIFGTEPKRLLFGLMFTTWFLSMWISNTATTSMMLPIADAILEQLKNADVNLNDPDREGEELDKLTVLEKTERSVGTDEKSSALMKESFSSRNFTKDKSYTRLCKTVSLAIAYAANTGGTASLTGTGPNLVLKGQSDMLYHAAGLPSVVTFATWMMFGLPLAFVNLIIIWVWLIIFQLHRCRLKSCVGTKVSKNDTKVRNIIEQQLKALGPISFAQVLIGFCFVLLVLLWITRDLQQAGGWRLLFKPKYVTDATPAIFVAVLLFILPSNISFFTRKGYRQDFGDWTPILNWRTAEKKLPWGIVLVLGGGFAIADVSRVSGLSAEISRQLSVLSTMKPWVMSLVLSFLVSLLTEITSNVATASILMPIMEQMAISMGMHPLYLMFPAALACSFAFMLPVATAPNTIIFSTGHLKVVDMVSAGFFINLVCVFTLTLAVHTWGELIFHFSEVPSAFLINANTTVNATTALNGGH